The following proteins come from a genomic window of Flavobacterium crocinum:
- a CDS encoding tetratricopeptide repeat protein: MKNILYLFLLISQIFFAQGRFEAGNALYQKGQYKEAVQVYENIVKEDKLQSAELYFNLGNCYYKLNQVAPSIYNYEKALVLKPNDPETLNNLKFAKKLTIDEIKEVPKVGFAKLIQNFTSIFDYNMWAKIAVAIGFVFLLSFIGYYFSKATIAKRIYFVGMFIFLIAFALSISAAVAEKRHFDNDRVAIVFSEMSQVRAKPQKSANGIILLHEGAKVYVLETTADWKKVELTDGTQGWIESSTIKEVK, encoded by the coding sequence ATGAAAAATATACTATATCTCTTTTTATTAATTTCTCAGATTTTCTTTGCGCAAGGACGCTTTGAAGCAGGAAATGCTTTGTACCAAAAGGGACAATACAAAGAAGCTGTACAGGTTTATGAAAACATAGTAAAAGAAGATAAATTACAATCTGCTGAATTGTATTTTAATCTTGGAAACTGCTATTATAAACTAAATCAGGTTGCGCCTTCGATTTACAATTATGAAAAAGCATTGGTTTTAAAACCAAATGATCCTGAAACTTTAAACAATTTAAAGTTTGCCAAAAAGCTGACAATCGATGAGATTAAAGAAGTTCCAAAAGTTGGTTTTGCCAAATTGATTCAGAACTTTACTTCTATTTTTGATTATAATATGTGGGCCAAAATAGCTGTTGCAATTGGATTTGTCTTTTTACTAAGTTTCATTGGTTATTACTTTTCAAAAGCAACCATTGCAAAAAGAATTTATTTCGTTGGAATGTTTATTTTTCTGATTGCTTTTGCTTTAAGCATATCGGCTGCTGTAGCTGAAAAACGTCATTTTGATAACGATCGTGTTGCTATTGTTTTTTCTGAAATGAGCCAGGTTCGTGCGAAACCTCAAAAATCTGCAAATGGTATTATCCTTTTACATGAAGGAGCAAAAGTTTACGTTTTAGAAACCACAGCTGACTGGAAAAAAGTCGAATTAACAGATGGAACCCAAGGCTGGATCGAATCTTCAACCATAAAAGAAGTAAAATAA
- a CDS encoding 5-formyltetrahydrofolate cyclo-ligase: MPTSKKELRIQYKNLRKALSFDEIEEKSLAIANQLIQMPIWDKIYYHVFLPIEEHKEINTEFVLHLLSGKDKEILFSKSDFESRKMTHFLLTDNTKIKKNEYNIPEPVDGIEVPSSKVEVVFVPLLAYDVLGNRIGYGKGFYDKFLSECKPEAIKIGLSFFEPVNQIDDVFESDIKLDFCVTPEKVYQF, translated from the coding sequence ATGCCGACGAGTAAAAAAGAACTCCGAATCCAATATAAAAATCTACGTAAGGCACTTTCTTTTGATGAAATAGAAGAAAAAAGTCTGGCGATTGCCAATCAATTAATCCAAATGCCAATTTGGGATAAAATTTATTATCATGTTTTTCTTCCAATAGAAGAACATAAAGAAATAAATACCGAATTTGTTCTGCACTTACTTTCGGGAAAAGACAAAGAAATCCTGTTCTCAAAAAGTGATTTTGAAAGTAGAAAAATGACTCATTTTCTTCTAACAGATAATACTAAAATCAAAAAGAATGAATATAATATTCCTGAACCTGTTGACGGAATCGAAGTACCTTCTTCTAAAGTGGAAGTAGTTTTTGTACCGCTTTTGGCTTACGATGTTTTAGGAAACCGAATTGGTTACGGAAAAGGGTTTTATGATAAATTCCTTTCGGAGTGCAAACCGGAAGCCATCAAAATCGGACTTTCATTTTTTGAACCCGTAAACCAGATTGATGATGTTTTTGAATCGGATATCAAACTGGATTTCTGTGTTACGCCTGAGAAAGTTTATCAGTTTTAG
- a CDS encoding succinylglutamate desuccinylase/aspartoacylase family protein — MKNSAPLVIFGESILPGEHRTINVEIARLHTTTKLNIPVIVRRSKHEGPVVLFSAGIHGDEINGVEIVRQIISKKINRPSRGTIICIPVINMYGFVNKSREFPDGRDLNRVFPGSKKGSLASRFAYHIVEEILPILDYAVDFHAGGASRFNAPQIRITENNADLKVLADVFNAPFTLYSKNINGSFRKTSENANVKMLLFEGGKSLDINNEIANQGVLGTKRLLHYLQMLDSKQIAEPALTPSIYIKQSVWLRAKCSGLLHDFNLVGKFVTKGTILAIITDPFGKFEQKVKAPHDGYVINANHSPIVYEGDAIYHLSKTPDNADE; from the coding sequence ATGAAAAATAGTGCTCCATTAGTTATTTTTGGCGAATCGATTTTGCCGGGAGAACATAGAACGATAAACGTCGAAATTGCTCGGCTTCATACTACAACAAAACTAAATATTCCTGTTATTGTCCGTCGTTCCAAACATGAAGGCCCTGTTGTTTTATTTTCTGCAGGAATTCACGGAGACGAAATCAATGGTGTTGAAATCGTTCGTCAGATCATCAGTAAAAAAATTAACAGACCTTCACGCGGTACCATTATTTGTATTCCGGTGATCAATATGTACGGTTTTGTCAATAAATCAAGAGAATTTCCGGACGGTCGGGATTTAAACCGTGTTTTCCCTGGAAGTAAAAAAGGTTCTTTGGCCAGTCGATTTGCTTATCATATTGTCGAAGAAATTCTGCCGATTTTAGATTATGCAGTCGATTTTCATGCAGGAGGAGCAAGCCGTTTCAATGCGCCTCAGATTAGAATCACCGAAAACAATGCTGATCTGAAAGTTCTGGCCGATGTTTTTAATGCGCCATTTACTTTGTATTCTAAAAATATAAATGGTTCTTTTAGAAAAACTTCTGAAAACGCCAATGTAAAAATGCTTCTTTTTGAAGGCGGAAAATCGTTAGATATCAATAACGAAATTGCCAATCAGGGTGTTTTAGGAACCAAACGTTTACTTCATTATTTGCAAATGTTGGATTCCAAACAAATTGCTGAGCCGGCATTGACACCATCGATTTATATCAAACAATCGGTTTGGCTTCGTGCGAAATGTTCTGGTTTGTTGCATGATTTTAATTTGGTCGGGAAATTTGTAACCAAAGGCACTATCTTAGCGATTATTACAGATCCGTTTGGGAAATTTGAACAAAAAGTCAAAGCACCTCACGATGGTTATGTAATTAATGCGAATCATTCGCCGATAGTTTACGAAGGCGATGCTATTTATCATTTATCTAAAACCCCCGACAATGCCGACGAGTAA